In Candidatus Hydrogenedentota bacterium, the following proteins share a genomic window:
- a CDS encoding GNAT family N-acetyltransferase codes for MISEATLDDVPELAELLGILFAQEVEFEPDAARQREGLRRIVSDPNVGRVLVWREDGRARGMANLLFTVSTAQGADVAMLDDIVVHPEWRGKGIGSQLIAAAIDLCRARGCTRISLHTDNTNQAAQRLYERHGFRASTMIAMRLHL; via the coding sequence ATGATCTCCGAAGCCACACTTGACGACGTTCCGGAACTTGCCGAACTTCTCGGCATCCTCTTCGCGCAGGAGGTCGAATTCGAGCCCGATGCCGCGCGCCAGCGCGAAGGACTGCGCCGCATCGTTTCGGACCCGAATGTCGGCCGCGTGTTGGTCTGGCGCGAGGACGGACGCGCGCGCGGTATGGCAAACCTCCTGTTCACCGTCAGCACGGCGCAGGGCGCTGATGTCGCGATGTTGGACGACATCGTCGTCCACCCCGAGTGGCGCGGCAAAGGAATCGGCTCGCAGTTGATCGCCGCCGCGATCGACTTGTGCAGGGCGCGCGGTTGCACCCGCATCTCCCTTCACACCGACAACACGAACCAGGCTGCCCAGCGACTCTATGAACGCCACGGGTTCCGCGCGTCGACGATGATCGCCATGCGTCTACACCTATAA
- a CDS encoding helix-turn-helix transcriptional regulator has translation MGKVMETLESQLHLDALPALPYADGSWVLNAMSHTSRLHDQILEALLAGPEYGYPLAQTIKQRAPGLLDNQEALIYPALHELENDGLLISYEVTAQDRTRRYYKLSERGMKRALEEKKNSTATAKAAALKPLTGDV, from the coding sequence TTGGGCAAAGTAATGGAAACGCTGGAATCGCAACTTCACCTTGACGCTCTCCCCGCCCTGCCGTATGCTGATGGCAGTTGGGTGCTTAACGCCATGTCGCACACGAGCCGTTTGCACGACCAAATCCTCGAGGCGCTGCTCGCCGGGCCCGAGTACGGCTACCCGCTCGCCCAGACGATCAAACAGCGCGCCCCCGGCCTGCTCGACAACCAGGAAGCCCTCATCTACCCCGCGCTTCACGAACTCGAAAACGACGGCCTCCTCATCTCCTACGAAGTCACCGCCCAGGACCGCACGCGCCGCTACTACAAGCTCTCCGAACGCGGCATGAAACGCGCCCTCGAAGAAAAGAAAAACTCCACCGCGACCGCCAAAGCCGCCGCCCTCAAACCGCTGACGGGAGACGTGTAA
- a CDS encoding tetratricopeptide repeat protein, which yields MAFGGENAESYYDDGLTASKKGDLKKAIECFERAIRLDSSYAVAYHQLGKCYMRLGQAQRAVDILLQVVRKRPNLGPARLDLGLALLAAGNTRSARREFEQLYGLDPSNARALLGLAQCAFNEGDWVSAMQQARGALLTGGSNFSALYLAGRAAKLAGDDVTAKESLDAAEKVLQKSIEIQPDQPESHFLRGEVCFVRGELASALEHYRAADDRTDGKEPDKVYTAFGENFSQVDIWAKLGLCYQRLGKLDRAAEVGRRILSRDPNHKLGAALAELGTS from the coding sequence ATGGCGTTTGGCGGCGAAAATGCGGAGAGCTACTACGACGACGGTCTGACCGCGAGCAAGAAGGGCGATCTGAAGAAGGCGATCGAGTGCTTCGAGCGCGCGATCCGGCTCGACAGCTCGTACGCCGTCGCCTACCACCAGTTGGGCAAGTGCTACATGCGCCTCGGCCAGGCGCAGCGCGCCGTAGACATTTTGCTGCAGGTCGTGCGCAAGCGCCCGAACCTCGGTCCCGCGCGCCTCGACCTCGGCCTGGCGCTGCTCGCCGCGGGCAACACGCGCAGCGCGCGCCGCGAATTCGAACAACTGTACGGCCTCGATCCGTCGAACGCGCGCGCACTGCTCGGCCTCGCGCAATGCGCCTTCAACGAGGGTGATTGGGTCTCCGCGATGCAGCAGGCGCGCGGCGCGCTGTTGACCGGCGGCTCGAACTTCTCCGCGCTGTACCTCGCGGGGCGCGCCGCAAAACTCGCGGGCGACGACGTCACCGCGAAGGAATCGCTCGACGCCGCGGAGAAGGTGCTCCAAAAATCCATCGAGATTCAGCCCGATCAACCGGAGTCGCATTTCCTGCGCGGCGAAGTCTGCTTTGTGCGCGGCGAACTCGCCAGCGCGCTCGAACATTACCGCGCCGCGGACGACCGCACCGACGGCAAGGAACCGGACAAGGTCTACACCGCGTTCGGCGAGAACTTCTCGCAGGTGGACATCTGGGCGAAACTTGGCTTGTGCTACCAACGGCTCGGAAAATTGGACCGCGCCGCGGAAGTGGGCAGGCGGATTCTCTCGCGCGATCCGAACCATAAACTGGGCGCGGCACTCGCGGAATTGGGAACCTCGTAA
- a CDS encoding 3-dehydroquinate synthase — MHTGSINTLTVELGDRSYPIHIGAGAIDGLPDVLRSLGAKGAVAIASDDNVAPLYAQRVASLVRDAGADPIVCAMPAGEANKRIDQIDRFIGEFLKAGMDRSSIVIALGGGVVGDVVGYAAASFMRGVRFVQVPTTIVAQVDSSVGGKTGVNHEMAKNIIGAFHQPSAVIVDLEFLKSLPDRELRAGLAEVIKHGVIADADLFAYMEQNAGAILAKDLDTIEYPVRRSCEIKSAIVSADEHEHGVRANLNYGHTFGHGIEAASNYDRFLHGEAIAIGMHAAATLARNLGMVDRAFVDRQRACIDAYGLPSAWPSMPINLVLDAMKHDKKVRAGTMKFVVPDRMGHVVHRTDVTLDQARAALEAAAES; from the coding sequence GTGCACACCGGCAGCATCAACACACTCACCGTCGAACTCGGCGATCGCTCGTACCCGATTCATATCGGTGCGGGCGCTATCGACGGTTTACCGGACGTATTGCGGTCGCTCGGAGCGAAGGGCGCCGTCGCCATCGCCAGCGACGACAACGTCGCCCCTCTTTACGCCCAACGCGTTGCATCGCTCGTGCGCGACGCGGGCGCGGACCCCATCGTGTGCGCTATGCCCGCGGGCGAGGCGAACAAACGCATCGATCAGATTGATCGGTTTATCGGCGAGTTCCTAAAGGCAGGCATGGACCGATCGAGCATAGTAATCGCGCTGGGCGGCGGCGTCGTCGGCGATGTCGTCGGCTACGCCGCGGCGTCATTCATGCGCGGCGTTCGATTCGTCCAGGTTCCGACGACTATTGTCGCGCAGGTCGATTCAAGCGTGGGCGGCAAGACCGGCGTAAACCACGAGATGGCGAAGAACATCATCGGCGCGTTCCACCAACCATCCGCCGTCATCGTCGATCTCGAGTTCCTGAAATCGCTCCCGGACCGCGAACTGCGCGCGGGCCTCGCGGAAGTCATCAAGCACGGTGTCATTGCGGACGCCGATCTCTTCGCCTACATGGAACAGAACGCGGGTGCAATCCTCGCAAAGGACCTCGACACAATCGAGTATCCCGTGCGGCGCTCGTGCGAGATCAAGTCCGCCATCGTGTCCGCGGACGAACACGAGCACGGCGTGCGCGCGAACCTGAATTACGGCCACACGTTCGGCCACGGTATCGAGGCGGCGTCGAACTACGACCGCTTCCTGCACGGCGAAGCCATCGCCATCGGCATGCACGCCGCGGCAACGCTTGCGCGCAATCTCGGCATGGTGGATCGCGCATTCGTCGATCGCCAGCGCGCATGCATCGACGCATACGGTTTGCCGTCTGCGTGGCCGTCGATGCCGATCAACCTCGTGCTCGACGCGATGAAACACGACAAGAAGGTGCGCGCGGGCACGATGAAGTTTGTGGTCCCCGATCGCATGGGCCACGTCGTGCACCGCACCGACGTGACGCTCGATCAGGCGCGCGCCGCGCTCGAAGCGGCAGCGGAATCGTAG